The proteins below come from a single Triticum aestivum cultivar Chinese Spring chromosome 5D, IWGSC CS RefSeq v2.1, whole genome shotgun sequence genomic window:
- the LOC123121703 gene encoding 1-aminocyclopropane-1-carboxylate oxidase 1: MAPASSFPIIDMGLLAGEERPAAMDLLHDACENWGFFQVLDHGISTELMDEVEKMTKEHYKRVREQRFLEFASKTLEDGGRAAENLDWESTFFVRHLPEPNIAEIPDLDEEYRRVMKQFAAELERLAERLLDLLCENLGLEKGYLTRAFRGSKGVPTFGTKVSSYPPCPRPDLVKGLRAHTDAGGIILLFQDDRVGGLQLLRDGEWVDVPPTRHSIVVNLGDQLEVITNGRYKSVLHRVVAQADGNRMSIASFYNPASDAVIFPAPALAEAEAAGGAYPRFVFEDYMKLYVRHKFEDKEPRFEAFKSMESQSTKLIATA, from the exons ATGGCGCCGGCTTCGTCGTTCCCGATCATCGACATGGGGCTGCTGGCCGGGGAGGAGCGGCCGGCGGCGATGGACCTGCTGCATGACGCATGCGAGAACTGGGGGTTCTTCCAG GTCCTGGACCACGGCATCTCCACGGAGCTGATGGACGAGGTGGAGAAGATGACCAAGGAGCACTACAAGAGGGTGCGCGAGCAGAGGTTCCTCGAGTTCGCCAGCAAGACGCTGGAGGACGGCGGCAGGGCGGCGGAGAACCTGGACTGGGAGAGCACCTTCTTCGTGCGCCACCTCCCGGAGCCCAACATCGCCGAGATACCCGACCTCGACGAGGAGTACAGGCGGGTGATGAAGCAGTTCGCGGCGGAGCTGGAGAGGCTGGCGGAGCGGCTGCTGGACCTGCTCTGCGAGAACCTCGGCCTCGAGAAGGGGTACCTCACGCGGGCGTTCCGGGGCTCCAAGGGCGTCCCCACCTTCGGCACCAAGGTCAGCAGCTACCCTCCCTGCCCGCGCCCCGACCTCGTGAAGGGCCTCCGCGCCCACACCGACGCCGGCGGCATCATCCTGCTCTTCCAGGACGACCGCGTCGGCGGGCTCCAGCTGCTCAGGGACGGCGAGTGGGTGGACGTGCCGCCCACGCGCCACTCCATCGTCGTCAACCTGGGCGACCAGCTGGAGGTGATCACCAACGGCCGGTACAAGAGCGTGCTCCACCGCGTGGTCGCGCAGGCCGACGGCAACCGGATGTCCATCGCCTCCTTCTACAACCCGGCCAGCGACGCGGTGATCTTcccggcgccggcgctggcggaggcggaggcggccggcgGGGCGTACCCCAGGTTCGTGTTCGAGGACTACATGAAGCTGTACGTGCGCCACAAGTTCGAGGACAAGGAGCCCAGGTTCGAGGCCTTCAAGTCCATGGAGAGCCAGAGCACCAAGCTCATCGCCACCGCTTAG